GGCCTGATGAAAGCCGTCAACGGCTTCGATCCCACCCTCGGGCACGCGTTCAGGGGCTACGCCGTCGTGACGATGACCGGCGAGGTCAAGCGCCACTTCCGGGACCGCACGTGGGCGATCCGGGTGCCACGCCTCTACCAGGAGCGCCGCTCGGAGCTCAACCGGCTGGTCGCCGACCTCAGCCAGGACCTCGGCAGGTCGCCCACCGTGGCCGAGCTGGCCGCCAAGATGAACATCAGCGAAGAGGACGTCCTGCTGACGCTCGACGCCTCCGCCGCGTACAGCACCCTGTCGCTCGACGCGCCGCTCGGCACCGACGACGACGCCGCCTCGCTCGGCGACGTCATCCCCGAGGTCGACGACACGCTGAGCACCATGGTCGACAGGGAGGCCGTCAAGCCGCTCATCGACGCGCTCCCCTCCCGGGAGAAGCACATCCTGCTGCTACGGTTCTTCGGCAACATGACGCAGGCCGAGATCGCGGCCGAGTTCGGGATCTCCCAGATGCACGTCTCACGTATCCTCCGCAAGGTCCTCGACCAGCTGCGCAGCGAGCTGGTCGGCTGAGAAGAGAGTCTGCCGGGTGAACGAGGACACAGAGCCTCAGTCGGGCTACACGAGCCCGCCGCCCGGCGCGCCCGTGAAAGAGCTGCCCTTCGGGCTGCCGGACCTGCCACAGGTCCGGCAGTTCGCCGAGGAGGAGGCCCGCTGCGCCGGCATGCCGGAGGAGGCGGTCGGAGACTTCGTCATCGCGGTCAACGAGGTGGCGACCAACGCCGTCACTCACGGGGCGGACCGGGCTCTGCTGCGTACCTGGCTGGTCAACGGCGACCTGGTCGTGGAGGTGCACGACGACGGCATGTGGAAACCGGGGCCTCTGCCGGGGGCCGTGGGGGGAATGGGGCTCTGGGTGGCCCGTCTGCTGGCGTCCGATCTGACGCTGCGGGTCGGGAACGACGACGGCAGCACCGTCACCATGCGCTTCCCCGGCAAGGAGTGACGCTCAGCCTGCACCTTTTCGCTGCCCGGCCTTTGCCTTTCGGCTTCGCGGGAGACCGCATCACCTGCGACCTCCCGCTCCCGTCCGACCTGTCTGGAGTTATCAGGCTATTGGCTGACTCGTCCGCTTACCGGCGGGCTCGTCCGCGCCAGTTCCCGTATCCGCTGCGGATGCTGGCCGTACCGACGCCTGCCTGATGCAGGGCCAGCAGCGTCAGACCCAGCAGCGCGAACGTCATGCCGGAGAACCCGCCGGGAATCCTCACGTTGACCAGGTCGAGCAGGAATCCCAGTCCGAAGATGATCGCTGCGACTACCGCGAGCATGTCATGTCACCTCCTCCCGGAAAGGGTGAGCAGGCTCTCCAGGACGCTCCTGTACTCGCGCAGCGCCAGGCGTAGCTGCTCGGTGTCGGTGGAGTCGGCGTCCTTCCAGCGGTCACGCAGGGAGTCCGTACGACTGGTGAGGCTGTTGGTGAGGGCCTCCACCACCTCGCCGACCAGGCCGTCGGCACGCCGCACGGCCTCGCCGGGATCGTCGACGAACGCCGTCTGCAGCTCGCGCCAGCGGGCCTGCACCTGGTCGGGGTCCTGGTCGAACAGGACGACCTCCTCGGGGGCGGCGGCGTGCGCGGGGGCTTCCCCGGCCGCCACCGGGTCCGCGTCCGGCATATCGCCGCTGCCGGTTCCCGCGTACGGCTCGCGGTACGGGACGTCGCGCTCGTCCTCGGGGGCGGTCACGGCACCGGGCCCGGCCGCCGCATACTCGTCATCGTCGGCACGCGGATCACGCGCCACCAGCTTGTCATCGTCGGCGCGTGAACCGGCCGCCTCCAACTCGTCGTCGGCCGCGACACGGGGAGTGTCATCGCCGGCGAGAGAGCGCTCGTCGTCCTTCGAACGATCGTGGGGATAATCGTGGCGCGTGTGCTCCTCGCCACCACTGCTGGGAATGGGGGTGCTCATGATCTTCTTCACCGTCCTCGCGCGGTCTCATGCAGCAACTCCTCGAACAGCGCGCGGTAGTGCACCATGGCCTGCCGCAGCTCCTCCGTCGAGGCCTCCTTCCTGGCCGCCCGCCCGCTGACCTCGTGAGCCGTCCTGTAGTGGTCGAGGGTGGCCGCGTGTCCCACCGACAGGGTGGACAGCCGCTCCTCGAAGTCCTGCGTCGGGTAACCCCGTTCCGCCATGACGGACGTGACCAGCTGATCGGCCTCGGTCACCGCGAACCCGGGGGCGTCCACGAAGCGCTCCTGCACCTCGGTCCACCGGTTCGCGTAGGTCTCGCGGGACTCCTCCGTGAGGGGGCGGATGTCGAGCTCGGCATGCCGACGCTCCCTGTCGAGCAGCTCCTCCTCGGCCTCGCGGCGGTTGTCGTGCTCCGCGATCGTGCGCTCGTACTCCGGGCCGAACTGTTCACGGAGGTGGCTGCGCCGCTGCTGCTGCCGCAGCACGAGATATGCGACTGCGGCGAGCGCCACCACCGCGACCACGACGGCCACCCAGATTGAGGTGGTCATGATCTTCGCCTCCGGTCTCTGTGTTGAGACCAGCGACTGCCCTCGAACAGGCATGTCGAAACTTGCCGCCTCAGCGGGTTTCGAGTGCCTTCCTCGCCGCGGCCAGCACCGCCGCAACATGTGAGCCGCCTGGTGGAGCGGGGACCTCACTGAACCCTTCAGTCGCGTCGTACCGCACGTCGAGCCCCGCGTCCACGAGCCGCTGAGCCCACCGCAGAGCCGTGTTCAACCGCTCGTCCGCGGGCGGCTTCCCCTGCGCGGCCGCCGACAGGTTACGCAGATTGGTGGCGGGCCCGGACTGGGCATGCACGCGGGCCAGCTTCCACGGCACGGCGCGGCTGTGGTCGAGCATCGGCTTGGCCAGCCCGGCGGCCCGCTTGGCCTGCAGCACCCCGGACTCGCTCACCCCGAAGTGCGCGGCCAGCTCCTGCACGCTCATCCCCTCGGCAACCAGCCTGGCCAGCTCCCGCCGATCGATGCTCGGCTTCCGCCCCACCCGACCTCCGCTCCCCAGCTCTTCCGTGTACGCGTGTACCTCCGATGTGCGCTAAGGTTATGACGTCCCGCTCCGAAGGGAGCGACGGACACGACCGGGACGTAGCGCAGCTTGGTAGCGCACTTGACTGGGGGTCAAGGGGTCGCAGGTTCAAATCCTGTCGTCCCGACTTGCTAGAAACCGCAGGTTAGAGGCCGTTTCTGAGAAATCAGAAACGGCCTCTTCGCGTACTTCTGGGTTTGCCTGCCGAAGGGCTAATCGCCGAGCGCTACGGCCTGTTCACGATCATTCTGCTCAGTGAGAGCGTCCTGGCTGCGAGCCGAGGCGCTGGAACGGGCGAGATCAGGGCCCCTTCATCGTCGCCGGAGTATCCCCCAGCGCCCGCAGAGCGCCACACGGCCTGGATCCACATCACGGAAACGGAGCCATCGAACAAAGGGCACTCAACTTGGAGGAGTGTGATTCGGGTCAAACTCCCTGGTGTGTATGTCCGCGCCGGTAGCCGCCCGGTGGGACGCCGAACTCGCGCTTGAACGCCTTGCCGAACGCGAACTCGGAGGTGTAGCCGACGCACTCGGCCACGGCCCGGAGTGGGATGTCCGACTCGCGAAGCATGCGGCCCGCGCTGGTCATTCGCCACCAGGTCAGGTAGGCCATCGGCGGTAGTCCCACCAGCGCGGTGAAACGCTGGGCGAACACCGACCGGGACAGGCCGCCGCGCGCCGCCAGTTGCTCGACCGTCCAGGGATGCGCGGGACGGGCATGAATGTCGTGCAGGGCCTGGCCGATCGCCGTGTCGGCGAGCGCCCCCGCCCACCCGGACGGGGCCGCGTCGCTCCGCTCGTCCAGCCAGGCCCGCAGGATGTAGAGAAGCATCGCGTCGACCAGCGGGGGCACGATGCCGTCCCTGCCCGGACGTCGCAGGTCGAGTTCGGTGGCGAGCAGGTCGACCAGATGCCCAAGCTCGGCGCGTCTGGCCGGCCGGGCGGGCAGGTGGACGAGCTCGGGCAGTTCCCGCATCAGCGGATGCGACCGCGTCCGATCGAGCTGGTAGGCGCCGCAGAGAAGGATCGCCTCCGCGCCCGGCCCGTCCACGCGCACATGACCGATGGGCGACGACGGGTCCTCGCGTTCCGGAGCGAAGTCGATCAATGGCGTCTCCGGGGTGTCGGCCAGGCCGTGCTCGCTCCCCTCCCGGAGGAAGACGACGTCCCCCGGCCCCAGTCCGACCGGGTCTCCGCCGTCGGCGGGCAGCAGCCAGCAGGCGCCTTGGAGCACGACGTGAAAGGTCGTCCCGGTCACCGCTGGGAACCGCAGCCCCCACGGTGCCCGCACGCTCGTGCGCACCGAACGGGTCCGCCCAGTGCGCAGCGCGCCCAGCGCGTCCGAAAGCACGTCCATACCCGTACTCTACCTCCGGATATCGCGGATGATGAGACATGAATTCCGGACTTTCGAGCATTCATCATCCGGCCAGTCAGTCGTATCTTCGAGTCATCGGACAAAGGAGAAAGACAATGACCGTTCTGGTGATCGGAGCGACCGGGAAGACCGGCAGACCGGTGGTCGAGGCACTCACGGCGCGCGGCGTCAAGACGCGTGCGGCGAGCCGCAACCCCGGTGCGAACGGGGTCACGTTCGACTGGGCCAACCGCGATACCTGGGCGCCTGCGCTCGAAGGCGTCGAGGGGCTGTACCTGGTCCCGCCATACGCGGTGCCCGACGGGGCCGGGCTCGTTCGCGACCTGCTCGCCGCCGCGCACGACGCCCGCCGGGTGGTGCTGTTGTCGCTGCTGGGCGTTGACCTGCTGCCGGATGTGATCCCGATGGCCGTGTGGGAGGACGAAGTGCGTTCCTCGCGCAAGGAGTGGACCATCCTACGGCCGAACTGGTTCCAGCAGAACTTCGGCGAAGGCTTCGCCCCGGCCCTGCATGAGGGCGGAGTGCTGGAACTCCCCGCCGCCGACGCCGCCGTGGCGTTCGTCGACACCCGCGACATCGCCGACGTCGCCGCTGCCGCGCTCACCGAACAGGGCCATGCCCGAAACGTGTACGTTCTGACCGGTCCCCGCGCCCTGTCTCACGCGGAAGCCCTTCGAGTCCTGGGCGAGGCGGTGGACCGGAAGCTGACCTACACCGCGCTGGAGCCCGGCGCGTTCGCCGACGGCATGCGGAAGGCCGGTGCCGACGACCGTTCGGTGACGTGGCAGCGAGGTCTGTTCGCGCTCATCCGCGATGGTGAGAACGCGGTCGTGACCGACACGGTGGAACGTGTCACGGGCCACCCCGCACGCCCCCTTGAGTCCTACGCCCAGGAGAATGCCTCCATCTGGCGCGATCAATAAGGAGACCACCATGGCCAGCGGCATCTATCCGATCATCGGCTACCAGGACGCTCCCGCCATGATCGAGTGGCTCACCCGTGTCTTCGGATTCCGGCGGCACACCGTGATCGAGGGGGAGAACGGTCTGATCGCGCACGCCGAGCTCACCCTCGGTCCCGACGCGATCGTCATGCTCGGCTCGATCCAGAACGACACGTTCGGCCTGCGCGTTCCACGCGAGATCGGCGCGATGACGGGCGGCGTCTACGTCGCAGTCGGCGACGCGCGGACGCACTACGAGCACGCCAGGTCCGAGGGCGCCGAGATCATTCAGGAGCTCACCGACAACGGCTTCGGCCTCCGCTACACCGCGCTCGACCCCGAAGGCCAGCTTTGGGGGTTCGGCGACTACCGCCCGGCGCCGTAAGTACCTGTGTCACAACCAATGAGTTGTCGTGATCATTCGGTCGGCCAGCCGAAGGTTTTTCGCTGCGCGTTGTCTGGCTGTGCCAAGGATGATGACCCGCGCCCCCGACGGACGCGAATGTCGGGGGCGGAGTCCCTCGTGGGTTCGAAGATGAGGGAGGGCTGGGGCGATCTGCGCGGTGGGTAGCCCGGACCCTCAGCAGTAGCTCAGCGTGCTCGAGCCTCGATCAGATTACGGAGCCGCTGGGTCCCAGGTCGGCCTGGTACGGCGGCAGGCCACCGACTGTACCCTGCGCCCGTCGTCCCCTGCACTGCGCGCCGGAGCGCTGGTGTCGGACGCGCCGGCCCACCGATTACTTCGGCAAACAGCACTCGGCCTCGGCGTGGATGCCTTCTTGGACCTGCAGGCCGATCGCCTTGAAGATGCCGGTCAGGTCGACGTGGTGTTCGACGTGATCGGCGGTGACATCCTGGACCGCTCGGCCGCGCTGGTCCGCGCCGGCGGCACGCTCGTCACCATCGTCTCGCCGCCCACGGTCCGGCCCCGTGACGGGCAGGCGATCTTCTTCGTCGTCGAGTCCGATCGTGCCCGGCTCGCGGACCTGGCACAGCGGGTCCGGGACGGACGGCTCCGCCCGATCGTCGGAGCCGCACGGACGCTCGCCGAGGCGCCCTCCGCGTTCGCGCCCGCCCGGCGCACCCCCGGCAAGACGATCACCCGCGTCGCGGAAGGCTGGTAGCCGGCAGGCCGGCTCAGTCGTCGGCGACGTCGTGTCGGCTCGGCGGCACTTGAGCAGACCATCACCAAGGCTTGAGTTCGCCCGTGGTCAAGCGCGGAAATGCCTTCCTCCTGACCGAGACCCGTCCCCAGGTGAATCACTTCGGCTGTGCGGGGACGTAATCCGGGACCCCTCGCGATCACCCGGTGCGCCTGAAAGGTGCGAGCAGGATAGGAGAGCTGTCATGACCAGCGTACGGTTTGCCAGTGGCCTGCTGGCTGCCGGCATGGTGGCCGCGTCCGTCGCATGCGCGCCCACAGCACAGCGTGCGATCGGCCAGGTGCCGGTGGCCGCCACGGTTTCGCAGCCACCGTCCGAGACGCTGTCGACTCTCTTGGAACAGGCTCTTCCCAATGTCAAGGGCAAGACGTTCACCTCGATGATCGTGAGCTTCCCGCCCGCCGCCCGCGCGGCGCCGCATCGGCATGGCAAGGCTTTCGTCTACGCGTACGTGCTCGAGGGCACTGTGCGCAGCCAACTCAGTGGACAGTCAGTGCGTACGTACCACCAAGGCGAGAACTGGGTCGAGCCGCCGGGCGCCCACCATGTGCTCACGGAGAACACCAGCCGGACGCAACCGGCGAAGCTGCTGGTCATCTTCGTCTCCAACACCGGAGACAAGCTCAAGGTCGATGATCCGCCAAGGTAGGGCTGTCGGCTGGGCGCAACGGCGTGGATTTGATCAGCGCGACCCCCGCATCGGATACCACCGTCGGCATGCGGCCAAGGTCGGACGTCGAGACCTCACGACCAGATGAAAGCCGAAACCATGTTTCCGGAGACTCCCGCCGCCGCGGCGGCGCTGTCGGTGGCCACCCGTTTCTACTCGCCCGCCCTGTTCAACCACTGCGTCCGCTCCTACCTGTGGGGAACGGCGTACGGCACAGCGCACGGGATCGCCTTCGATGACGAGCTTTACTACGTTGCGGCGCTGCTCCACGACATGGGGCTGACGGAGGCTTTCGACAGCCATAGGTTGCCGTTCGAGGCGGCGGGAGGGCAGCTGGCCTGGGTCTTCGGCGTGGCGGCCGGCTGGCCCGCGGAGCGGGCCGCCAGGGTCACTGAGATCATCACGCTGCACATGCGCGACGACGTGTCCCCGGACACCGACCCCGAGTCCCACGTACTGCAGGTCGCCACAAGCTGGGAGGTGGTCGGACGGCGGGCGGAGGAGTTCTCGCCGGACGCCAGGGCGGAGATGCTCGCCCGCTATCCTCGGCTGGGATTCGGCGCGGAGTTCCTGGCGTGCTTCGAGGACCAGGCGAAGCGCAAGCCGGACAGCGCCGCCGCCGCATCGGTCAGGAACGACGTCGCAGGGCGGATCGCCGCCAACCCTCTCGAAGACCGCCCACCCGCGTGACCTCCAAGGCCGCGAACTTCGCCGGTCAGCACTCGGCAGGTCCGCCGAGGCCCGAGGCTGCAC
This genomic interval from Nonomuraea helvata contains the following:
- a CDS encoding SigB/SigF/SigG family RNA polymerase sigma factor encodes the protein MAVQEYVLEEMTAEELLADMVREDTPDSLRERLRERIVEMHRPLAMEIARRYRYRGEPLEDLLQAAYVGLMKAVNGFDPTLGHAFRGYAVVTMTGEVKRHFRDRTWAIRVPRLYQERRSELNRLVADLSQDLGRSPTVAELAAKMNISEEDVLLTLDASAAYSTLSLDAPLGTDDDAASLGDVIPEVDDTLSTMVDREAVKPLIDALPSREKHILLLRFFGNMTQAEIAAEFGISQMHVSRILRKVLDQLRSELVG
- a CDS encoding ATP-binding protein, translating into MNEDTEPQSGYTSPPPGAPVKELPFGLPDLPQVRQFAEEEARCAGMPEEAVGDFVIAVNEVATNAVTHGADRALLRTWLVNGDLVVEVHDDGMWKPGPLPGAVGGMGLWVARLLASDLTLRVGNDDGSTVTMRFPGKE
- a CDS encoding helix-turn-helix domain-containing protein yields the protein MGRKPSIDRRELARLVAEGMSVQELAAHFGVSESGVLQAKRAAGLAKPMLDHSRAVPWKLARVHAQSGPATNLRNLSAAAQGKPPADERLNTALRWAQRLVDAGLDVRYDATEGFSEVPAPPGGSHVAAVLAAARKALETR
- a CDS encoding AraC family transcriptional regulator, translating into MDVLSDALGALRTGRTRSVRTSVRAPWGLRFPAVTGTTFHVVLQGACWLLPADGGDPVGLGPGDVVFLREGSEHGLADTPETPLIDFAPEREDPSSPIGHVRVDGPGAEAILLCGAYQLDRTRSHPLMRELPELVHLPARPARRAELGHLVDLLATELDLRRPGRDGIVPPLVDAMLLYILRAWLDERSDAAPSGWAGALADTAIGQALHDIHARPAHPWTVEQLAARGGLSRSVFAQRFTALVGLPPMAYLTWWRMTSAGRMLRESDIPLRAVAECVGYTSEFAFGKAFKREFGVPPGGYRRGHTHQGV
- a CDS encoding NAD(P)H-binding protein, with protein sequence MTVLVIGATGKTGRPVVEALTARGVKTRAASRNPGANGVTFDWANRDTWAPALEGVEGLYLVPPYAVPDGAGLVRDLLAAAHDARRVVLLSLLGVDLLPDVIPMAVWEDEVRSSRKEWTILRPNWFQQNFGEGFAPALHEGGVLELPAADAAVAFVDTRDIADVAAAALTEQGHARNVYVLTGPRALSHAEALRVLGEAVDRKLTYTALEPGAFADGMRKAGADDRSVTWQRGLFALIRDGENAVVTDTVERVTGHPARPLESYAQENASIWRDQ
- a CDS encoding VOC family protein, with product MASGIYPIIGYQDAPAMIEWLTRVFGFRRHTVIEGENGLIAHAELTLGPDAIVMLGSIQNDTFGLRVPREIGAMTGGVYVAVGDARTHYEHARSEGAEIIQELTDNGFGLRYTALDPEGQLWGFGDYRPAP
- a CDS encoding zinc-binding dehydrogenase; the encoded protein is MDAFLDLQADRLEDAGQVDVVFDVIGGDILDRSAALVRAGGTLVTIVSPPTVRPRDGQAIFFVVESDRARLADLAQRVRDGRLRPIVGAARTLAEAPSAFAPARRTPGKTITRVAEGW
- a CDS encoding cupin domain-containing protein → MTSVRFASGLLAAGMVAASVACAPTAQRAIGQVPVAATVSQPPSETLSTLLEQALPNVKGKTFTSMIVSFPPAARAAPHRHGKAFVYAYVLEGTVRSQLSGQSVRTYHQGENWVEPPGAHHVLTENTSRTQPAKLLVIFVSNTGDKLKVDDPPR
- a CDS encoding cyanamide hydratase, encoding MFPETPAAAAALSVATRFYSPALFNHCVRSYLWGTAYGTAHGIAFDDELYYVAALLHDMGLTEAFDSHRLPFEAAGGQLAWVFGVAAGWPAERAARVTEIITLHMRDDVSPDTDPESHVLQVATSWEVVGRRAEEFSPDARAEMLARYPRLGFGAEFLACFEDQAKRKPDSAAAASVRNDVAGRIAANPLEDRPPA